The following nucleotide sequence is from Pueribacillus theae.
AAATTAGAGAGGCTTACACAAGATGAAATTAAGAAAAAGCTGGAAGAAAATAAAAATTGGAAGCTAACTGATGAGAAATGGATTATTAGAAAATATAGGTTTAGAGACTATCTTCAAGGAATTGAATTTGTGAACCAGGTTGCTAAGGCATCAGAAGAAGCAAATCACCATCCGTTTATTTCGATTGACTACAAACTAATC
It contains:
- a CDS encoding 4a-hydroxytetrahydrobiopterin dehydratase; this translates as MKLERLTQDEIKKKLEENKNWKLTDEKWIIRKYRFRDYLQGIEFVNQVAKASEEANHHPFISIDYKLISVKISSWNARGLTDLDFELARKYDEFYEQIKYHF